Genomic DNA from Pseudomonadota bacterium:
GGCCGGGCCATCATTGCCAAACGCTTCCGCGCACTGCCGGTGGAAGCCATCGTCCGCGGCTTTCTGATTGGCTCGGGGTGGAAAGACTATCAGCGCAGCGGCGCGGTCTGCGGCATTAAGCTGCCCGCCGGATTGACGCAGGCGGAATCGCTGCCGGAACCCATCTTCACCCCCTCCACCAAGGCCGCAGTGGGTGAACACGACGAAAACATCGACTTCGAGCAAGCCGTAGAGCTGATCGGGCGGGAACACGCCGAGGCCATGCGGGAGATCAGCCTGGCCATCTACCGCCGCGCGGTGGCCCACGCCCGTGAGCGCGGCATCATCATTGCCGATACCAAATTCGAGTTCGGTCTGGACGAGAACGACCGTCTGGTGCTGATTGACGAGGTGCTGACGCCGGATTCGTCCCGTTTCTGGCCGGCCGATCAATACCGCACGGGCATCAGCCCGCCGAGTTTCGACAAACAGTACGTCCGGGATTATTTGGAAACCCTGGACTGGGACAAAACCGCCCCCGGCCCCCACCTGCCGGCAGAGGTGATCCGGAAAACCGCGGAGAAGTACCGCGAGGCCCAAAAGCGCCTAATGGACTGACGACTCCCGTCAGCCGGGCGAGACGGTGGGAAACGGACCGGCGATTTCGTAGGTGACTCCCAAGGGACCACGACCAGAGGGACCCCGCTGCGAGCTGAAATACAACCGGCTGCCGTCGGGCGTGAAAGCCGGCCCCGTGATCTCCGAGTTATCCTGCCCCACAATTTGCAGCAACGGATACAAATCGCCTTGGTCGTTCACCACCACAATCTGCATATCGCCGCCGTCTTCAGCCACCAGCACCTCGCCGGTCGGTGCGAACACCGTGACATTGTCCGGCCCGTCTAGGATATCCCCCGGCGCAGCGGGCGAGCGTCGGTAAATCAACTCCAAAGTGCCACCACCAATACCCGGCGTGTAAACCCAAAGGCTGTCATCGCCCTTGGTGGTGAAATACACCTTGCCGTCGTGATACCAAATGCCTTCGCCACCGTCGAACGGCGTACTTTCCGGCACCTGATAACGGGTGGGCTTACCCCGAGGACCGATACCACCGAGAATCGGATTCGGGTTCGCCACCGGATACCAGACGACATTGGCCGGGCTGACGGCAGGGTCCCCCTGCACACTGGCCACTTCCAACACGCCGCGGCGCAAATCGGGATAGTTATCCGGCGTGAAACGGTAGAGGCAACCATCCCCGACGTCTTCGGTGAGATACAACTGTTGGAAGCTGGGATCGACCGCCACGGCTTCGTGCGTAAAGGTTCCCAGTGCCCGGCGGATTCGAGGCAACCGCCGGCCAAAAGGATCACACTCCCAAACGTGCCCGCCATCCCACTCTTCGCAAGACAGCCAAGTGTCCCAGGGTGTCGGGCCACCGCCACAATTGAGGGTGGTGCCCATCAGAATCGGATAGGCATCGAGCAAGGTGCCATCGGCCGCAAAGCGCAAAGCGCCGACACCGCCCACCAGCAACATCTCGCTGTTTGAGACGTAAATCCAACCGCCGTCCTCGGTGGCAAAGGTGGCACCGCCATCGGGCAGAATGTGCCAATCGTATAGCCCACGGCCCAGAGGATGGCGCCCCGCGCGGGCGACGATTCGGGAGGTAAAACCCGCCGGCAACCGTACGCCGTTGGCATCGGCTTCACCCAGCGGCCCCAGACCCGACAGGCTCCCGGACAGATCAATGGCATGCGCCAGACGGTGCCACCCCGATAACGGACCGACCGTCAGCAGGCCGGCGCCCAACAGGCTTTGCAATAGAAAACGTCGGCGCGATGAATCAACCGACGCGGTCACAGCGGATTTTCTCGACACGGAAAATAGACCCTCGGGGATATGGTATTAATAACAGCTTCGGCCAATGGCCTTTATCCTGAACCGTGTTCATGACGTCACGGTGAAGCCCTCGGAAAATCCAAGATGCACGAACCACCTCCGCCCCGACGCGTTTTCTGTATCGGTCGCAACTACGCCGCGCATGTTCGCGAACTGGGAGAGACCGAAGATGATCAGTGCGTGGTATTTATGAAACCGTGCACCAGCCTGGAAACCATCGGCACGCCCATCGCCCTACCGCGTGCCCGTGGCGCCGTGCATCATGAGCTCGAGTTGGTTGTGGCGCTGGGAACCGGTGGAGAGAACATCCCCGAAGAACGCGCCGCCGAGCACATCGACGCCATCACTTTGGGACTGGACTTAACCCTGCGGGACTTGCAGAACCAACTGAAGGCGCAAGGGCGTCCCTGGGAGTTGTGTAAAGCGTTCGAGCAAAGTGCGCCCATTGGTGCGTTCATGCCCTACGACGGTCGCGTCGACTTACAGGCCATCGAGATGACCTGTCACGTCAACGGGGAGCTGCGGCAAATCGGGCACACCGCCCACATGATTTTCCCCGTTAGCTGGTTGATCAGCTTCTTGAGTCGTCACTGGCAACTGCTGCCGGGAGATTTGATATTTACTGGCACACCGGAAGGTGTGGGCGAGGTTCGACCCGGCGACCAGATCGTCATCGCCAGCCCCGCCATCGGCCAGTTCACCTGGGATATGGTGTAATCCAAGCATGGCGTGAACACCATACCTGCCGGGAACCGAATCGCGCCTAGACCATGGAACGGCCCGAGCCCGTCATCAGTCGCTCGAAATGTACCCAATCGAAAGCCGGGCCAGGATCGGTTTTCCGACCGGGCGCGATGTGGCAATGACCCACGATCGGTGCCGATCCCAACGAGGGGTACGCCTGCCGAAGCGCTCTGCACACAATCGTTAGTCGGCGATACTGAGGTTCGGTGTACGCGACATTGTCCGCCCCCTCCAGCTCGATACCGACGGAGTAATCATTACAGCGCTCCCGCCCCTGGTAACAGGAGACACCGGCGTGCCAGGCCCGCCGGTGA
This window encodes:
- a CDS encoding phosphoribosylaminoimidazolesuccinocarboxamide synthase, producing MSADALFQSDLSSLPLVYRGKVRDIYQVDEQHLLIVTTDRLSAFDVVLPDPIPGKGMVLTAVSNFWFDRMQDLIPNHLADISLESALPDPAERAQVAGRAIIAKRFRALPVEAIVRGFLIGSGWKDYQRSGAVCGIKLPAGLTQAESLPEPIFTPSTKAAVGEHDENIDFEQAVELIGREHAEAMREISLAIYRRAVAHARERGIIIADTKFEFGLDENDRLVLIDEVLTPDSSRFWPADQYRTGISPPSFDKQYVRDYLETLDWDKTAPGPHLPAEVIRKTAEKYREAQKRLMD
- a CDS encoding DUF839 domain-containing protein, which codes for MTASVDSSRRRFLLQSLLGAGLLTVGPLSGWHRLAHAIDLSGSLSGLGPLGEADANGVRLPAGFTSRIVARAGRHPLGRGLYDWHILPDGGATFATEDGGWIYVSNSEMLLVGGVGALRFAADGTLLDAYPILMGTTLNCGGGPTPWDTWLSCEEWDGGHVWECDPFGRRLPRIRRALGTFTHEAVAVDPSFQQLYLTEDVGDGCLYRFTPDNYPDLRRGVLEVASVQGDPAVSPANVVWYPVANPNPILGGIGPRGKPTRYQVPESTPFDGGEGIWYHDGKVYFTTKGDDSLWVYTPGIGGGTLELIYRRSPAAPGDILDGPDNVTVFAPTGEVLVAEDGGDMQIVVVNDQGDLYPLLQIVGQDNSEITGPAFTPDGSRLYFSSQRGPSGRGPLGVTYEIAGPFPTVSPG
- a CDS encoding fumarylacetoacetate hydrolase family protein; this encodes MHEPPPPRRVFCIGRNYAAHVRELGETEDDQCVVFMKPCTSLETIGTPIALPRARGAVHHELELVVALGTGGENIPEERAAEHIDAITLGLDLTLRDLQNQLKAQGRPWELCKAFEQSAPIGAFMPYDGRVDLQAIEMTCHVNGELRQIGHTAHMIFPVSWLISFLSRHWQLLPGDLIFTGTPEGVGEVRPGDQIVIASPAIGQFTWDMV
- the ampD gene encoding 1,6-anhydro-N-acetylmuramyl-L-alanine amidase AmpD is translated as MKVDISSGLLATARQSPSPHCDDRPPGATLDLIVVHGISLPPGQFGGPWIDALFHGTLPADADPYFADIVGMRVSAHIMIRRSGEIVQYVPFHRRAWHAGVSCYQGRERCNDYSVGIELEGADNVAYTEPQYRRLTIVCRALRQAYPSLGSAPIVGHCHIAPGRKTDPGPAFDWVHFERLMTGSGRSMV